A stretch of DNA from Leguminivora glycinivorella isolate SPB_JAAS2020 chromosome 12, LegGlyc_1.1, whole genome shotgun sequence:
GTGGTCGAATGACCCGAGGTATTCGAGCGCGGCGCGGTAGCAGAACTCGTACTGGTCCTGGAAATAAAATTTGGTTGTAACTTATTTTATTGGGAAACCGGATTTTCACAAACCGGTTACGAACATGGAAGAAAAACATATGAGCTTATTTTATATTTCGTGGGAACTGataaatattttcatatttgGACACAGTTGGTAGACTTGGTAGGTTTGCAGAGCGCAATACAACATAATCATGTCACATAATTACATGTTCTACTAGGTTTGCAGAGCGCAACACAACATAATCATGTCACATAATTACATGttctacataattatgtgaTCCCAATTTTTCCTAGTAAAATTTACGAAAATTTCCACGAACATACAATATTCTTATGAAAATTTATGTTGAGCACGCATGAACACGCTGGTGCGTCCGACACCCGAACTGTAATCGTCAAGATTCAGTCTAATGTGAAGAACTTACCGGTACTGTTGATACTTGCGATACAATGGTCAAGTTTTGGTCCTTACCTCAGTCTGCACCATGGCAGGGCGCTGAGTGCGCAGCGTACGAACGGTCTGGAACACGTCAACCACACCCTCGTACTGCATACGCTCCAGCACCGTCGACAGGGTGATGAATACGCCAGTGCGGCCGACGCCCGCGCTGTACAAAAACAAATAGTAAGAACCCTGCCGCATTAGATGCCTATgtacaataatttttaagaaaaaaaaaccgccgcctttggagttctggtgaaagctacttgcgaatgttggattatgtagaaatttgtaggttttttttaaactgcttttaatgctttaattatttgatggcaacaaaaatcaatatacgtataccgttaaggtttgaggagtttcctcaattcctcatgaatccgattataagaaatcgaagcttgacaataTGCTtgacaaatataactaaataaatgttactgttctgaacttaaatgcatgctgttcttataaaaataccaaagtcactataagcgagccgttcagatttgaggagttccgttttgatcatcatcaggagttccactgcaccaaatgtcactattctgaacgtaagtgcatgctgttcttataaaaataccaaagtcactataagcgtgccgttcagatttgaggagttccgttctgaccatcatcagcagttccactgcaccaaatgtcactgttccggacgtaaatgcatgctgttcctttaaaaacacaaaaatcgccatatgtatgcctttcagatttgaggagttccctcgatttctccaggatcccatcatcagaactgagttctgagaaaaatggaaccaatctgtatgcatatacattcaatcaaaaaaaaattttttttaatcggtccagtaacgacggagatatcgaggaacaaacataaaaaaaaaatacagacgaatagagaaccaccttcttttgagagatttgaggcggcggttaaaaatgcatCGAAAACCACACGGATGTAACCCATCTAATCCATCCACTAACTGATAACTCTATtggacctggccccgtagccgaatggcatttctccgacgccaaacgaaagcgatacgccgctggctctgtcgcggcaatatgcaagcgcgatagagatagatatctactagcgcttcgtttcgtgagcgtttcgtgagcgattgtgccattcggctagccaccctgtagtCTCATGGATGACGTCCCATCGAAAGTGTGAGATAGAATTAAAAAGACAAAGAACATTCAACAATATAGATTTAAACAAAATAAGACATTGATAAACCAGTCCAGACTAATGCAAGGTAACATTAAAGACATAAATATTCCCGTTAAATCTTTAAACGTACCTGCAATGTACTGTGATAGGTCCATCCTGTCCAAACTGCTCCTTGGTCTTGTGCACTTGTCCCAGGAAGTCAATGAAGCCTTCTCCGCTCTTCGGGACTCCTTGCTCAGGCCAGTCGGTGAACTGGAACTGACGGACCGTTCTGGACGCTCCATCACGGGCATCCGTTACCTAATGAGGTATTCAGAGGTTAAATAGAGGTCAGAGTTTACCACATGCGAATATTGGCCAGAACTAATTTTTGAGCCACGACTGAATCTTCTATTTGGCTCTGTCAAAGTCTTTTCGAGTTCCAATTAAGGACTAAAGACATGTTTCGCAGGCCTTAGTTTGTAAACTAGTCATATAGAATGAATGTGTGCATTTATGTTCACAAAACAACATAAGTATTTGGATCAAATCCGGGAAAGTAAGTTTACATACGTACAATTAAGAGTTTTACCTTGAATTCCCTCAAGATATACTGAGGCATATTATATTCAGCAATAGGATCCACTACGAAGCATTGATAGCGCACAGAGCGGTCCGATGGCCAGTACTGATGgcatttttcctgtaataaatTATCAGTATTAGTAAAGAATACAGAAATACAAAGGACAATCATAAATGTACTCTTAGTTAATGCAAACTCACCCTGCCCATTTCCTTGAGTTTCGTTAACATCACGACTATGGTAGAGTTGTGTTCCCAAAGCATACGCCAGAAATCGTCAGTGGTATCAGGCAGAGGACCCTGCGTGGCGATATAAGCCGCTCTGTACCGATACCCATCGACGAATGAAGCGTTGATATAATCAGATCCATCCCTTGGCGTCAGGCAGACCCGAGTAGACTCAAATGGCAAGATATGAACCAGTCTGTTTTTGTGCTTATTACAAGGCAAGCTGGCAGAGACGAAGCGAGTAGAGTCCGCTTTCATGTTGGCGAGCTTCTTAAATTCCAATTCCATTCCCGTGATATTCTCAATAGTGTCAATACGCATAAGTTTCTGGATATGCCCGTGTAAATTGCGAGCCGGCACTTCGGTGTCACCACAGACGACAGCCTCGACTAAAGCGTCGTGGATGAAGATGTACTGGTCTTCGGTTTGGACCATGTAGTTACGCTGAGCTCGCAAGCAAGTGACGTGACCGTAGATGTCTACAGTGCGCTCGTGCCGTGCTCTCTCTAGCATGGAGTCAATGACGATGAAGCAGCCAGTTCTGCCGACACCAGCGGAACAATGAACAACTAACGGGCCGGCATCGGGCAAATTCAGAGCTCGCACACGTCGCAAAAACTGTAGGAAGGGAGCCGGATGATCTGGCACACCGTGGTCAGGCCAAGCTGTGAACTGCAACTGTTTGATCTCCCTCCGCTCAGCACCTCCGTTCCTGGTTACTTGGAAAGTTCGAATGCAGTAAGTGGCGAGTTCCTGAACTTCCGCGATGGTTACGGTCATCATGCCATACGTTTCGCTGCCGCGGCTCGGCCAGTACTGATCGCATTTGATCCTCGTGCGCTCCTCAAGTTTGGTCATCATAACTATCGTGGACGTTCGCAGTTCCCAACACATGCGCCAGAAATCTGCAAATGTTTCTTGCAGAGGTCCTTGAGTAGCAACGTAGGCATTATGCTTGCGGTAGCCATCGCAGTAGTTAGCATTGATATAGTCGCTTCCAAGTATTCCGTCTATTGGCTGTAGGATGACGCGGCTGTGGTCGTACGCGATCACATTTGCATATCGATTCTTAGGTTTGTTTACATCCATGTTGGAATGGTCCCATGTGAACTGTTGACCAGGTTCGATACTTTCATATTCTTGCGAGAATTTGAGATTATCATTAGATTTGAGTCTATCGATATGTTCAGCCAGTTCTGAGATGGGTATAGGTGGATGAGAAATCATAGCAGGGGTTTGGAAGTTAAGTCTTCGCATTTCGACGGGATCGGACGGTGCTCCGAAGCCAACATCTGCAGCCATAAGAGGCCGCGTGACCGCAGCCTGATCTGGCGTTTTGCATGGTTGTCGTCGCTTCttcacaaaaaataacattactaAGCAGAGAGACAGACTCAATGCTGCAATGATAGGACCGATTATCCAAAACATGCCCGCTTCTTTTCTGTTCTCCTCAATTCTTATTTCTGGATCTCCATTAATATCTTTGTCAGGGCCCGGCCTGCTTGGCTCTTCACCGGGTGGAGCTTCACGCATGTCGAGAGATAAGTATTCTGAGAACGGACTCGAAGTGTACAAGTGTTTCTGAGGCGTGTCAACAACAGCCCTCACGAAAACGCGATATTTCTTAGTTGGATTTAATTTTCTGTTCAAGAAACCTTCATAATTTTCATCATTTCCCAGGTGGAAAGtgtataaaatatttctttgtaagaatttggCAGCTATATAAGGAGCATTTTCGTCGTCGGTACGagcgttattttttattaactcGTCCGTTAGGAACTGATCTGGATTCTTATGATTATGGGCCTTATCATCGGGCACTACAACTAGATAATAATGCGAAATAGGGCCGTACTCTTCGGAAGCTTGAGGTAGAATAACTAGCACTTCATTTTCAACAACGCCGTAAAAATCAGGTTTCACCATAGGCTTCGGTGCTGCCATTTGGGTAGTGACAGTAATTTTTGTAGGAGGCCTATAGGAGTCGTCGTTGGGTATGGCACTAACATTAACACTATATGTTGTGAAGGGTGACAAATCGTTAATGGAATATGATGTTCTATCGTGTTTGACGATGATATCTCTTCGAGGTATTTCTTGCGTTTGAGTCATCCCTAATGAGTCAACGAATTCTTTGATCGCGTTGTATGAAATCTTATAGTTAACAGGATTTAAGCGTAACGGTGGAGCCCAGGATAGCGTCATTGAATGCGTGGACACGTCTTGGGCTCTCAAGTATAAAGGCACTTCTTCCGGTTTCACTTTAACTGTAACCTTTTCCGATAACCTTCCTAGACCGTCCGCTGTTTTCGCAGCTACAGCGATAGCGTATTCTGCGAATTTTTCCAAATTTTCCAAATCAGCGGAATGCGTCACATGAACTGTCTTTTGCTGCCACTCGTCCAAGTCGTCGACTGGCGTCATAGTGTAGAATATAACGTATCCTAATATCTTTCTTCTCGAAGGCACGGGTTCCCACCACACCTCCACGTCTGACTCAGATGTGGCGACAGCTTTGACCGACATTGGTGCTCTGCCGATGTCCCGTTCAGTATGCGCCGTGATCTCCTTGCTGTATGGTCCTGGTCCTTGATCTGTATAAGCGCGAACCTTGAACGTGTAATGAGCATCTTCTTCTAATCCGGTAAATACAGTCTTATTCGCTGTCGTAGTCCTTTCTATAAGAGACGACTGATCACCTTTCTTCAAGAACTCAACGTCATACTTCTTTATCTGACCGCTTCGATCGGCACGAGTGGGTGGGTCCCAAGTGACACAGATGACATCTGGTGTTTGGAAATGATATGTAACGTTTGCCGGAGGGCCCTTAGGCACACCTTCAGGCGTGAGCCAATACTTAATAGTTTCCTGTCCTATACCGATATGGTTGCGTCCAGCTATCCTAAATTCATATTGGACGCCTCTTTCTAAGTCTGTAATTTTATGAGAAGTAACTTTGGTGGCAAAATTCTCTTCTTCCAAATTTTGATCCTTTATGCCGTATCTCAGTCGATAACCTAGTAAGTCTCCATAGGTGTGCGTTGGTTTAGTCCACTCCAGTTCAATCGATACGATTGGTTCTCGTTCCAAGACCCTGAAACAGAGAGGGCAAATTAGTTAAAAAATAGATTCAGGGTTGGCAAAAGTCCTGAGGCTGTTGTGTCGTCACTTACTTGAGGTTGACCTGTGGTCTGTTCGGCACCCCGCCGGGCGTCTTCACCGATACAGGGGCACTCCTGTCTCCATCCCCCTTGCGGGTGAGCGCGGCAACTTGCACGTTGTACCGGGAGTCGGGCTGCAGCCCTGATATGTTCAGTTCTAGTGTCGTGTCGTCCATTACGTTGAAACGCATAGGGTCGTTGAGGAGGCCCTTGCCCTGTGGGGGAAATTGTTGGTTAGATTGTGTTCGTTCATTATTCTAAGACGAGATTTAACGTATGAACATCTTAAAATCTTCAGATGTTACGTGTTTCAAAATTTAACCACCAAAGAATGAATGGTACATGTCACTATTTATCAACATAAATAGTTGATCTTTTTGAAAAGtagctaaaaatattttaacctcTTCTCGAACTTCTTGCACATGCACATGGTAGCCCCTTATGATGCCGTTCTTCTCCTTCTCAGTGGGCGGCTTCCAGGTGACGTGCAGCGACGTGGAGTTGATGGCCGTCACCTTCACGTCCTGAGGCTCCCCCGGCACTGTGACCACACAACAGAATGTCTCATAACCGTCCCAGCACTCCTCTAATACGGACCTAATGCCCTATCAGCATCTACGGGAGCGTGCTAGATAACTACCTAAAGCTTCAACTCTTAAGGGCCTAAATTGGATCAAGCAACGACTGCATCGGAAATTAACGCAGTGAGTGCGGTCGGTAGTCGCCGTCGCAATGCTGATAGAGTACTTCGGCCCAGGCAAGTGTCTACACGAGCCTTTCAGCATCTCGATCGGGCATTTGAATACCAACACACACTTATATATCATTTACGCCCTTTTACATCACCATAACCAATTAAAAACCATTACCTTCCAATCCACATCGTTAAGAACAACTAAAATTGTCAAGCAGTTCACAAAGAGTaaacatttagtaagttttCATCTATAGTTTTTCCAAAAGCAGcatttgtttttcaaaattcacacaCTGCAAGGGATACATGCTTGGGGGCGTCAGACTTGGGGGCATCGGTTGCAAGTTACAAGGGGACACGCCAAGTCTTCAAACCCACATAGTCAAGACATGCGTCTCTCAAACGTTACCACTTGCAGTCTGCGTAGAAGAGTCGGTTAGGTTACACGCTAGGAAGATCGATCTACATAAAGCTTAGGCACAAGCACAAACGCACAGCTAAACAAGCACTATAGTAAAGTGTACTCACTCCTTACGGCTGTACGGGTTACCAGCGGCCCATACAAAGTCAGTGACGAGAGAAAAAAGAGAAAAACGCATTCAAATACATTTAAGACAAATTGTGCGAACATTGCAGGGCGAACGGAACTACTAAGTGAGAGATTACGAGTAGAACGCTTGTCGGCGAAATAGGGGGCGCTCTTATTTCCTTGTGTATTTTGAGCTCTTTAGGAGGCGCATTCGGGTTAAGCCGCTTGGGACACCGGCGTCAGTCTAGTTCGCGTGCATTGCCTTTTTCTGTTCACTGCTACGTCGAACAAATGCGAGAGGGAATTCATTTCTCGCGTGGAGCAAAAATGTCTTTGGAAATACGCGAAACATTTTCTTGTCGCTATGAATATTCTTTGTGTGTGTAAGTGAATTATGCGGgtaagtattttcattttttcacaCGATTGTACGGCTCCGTCCTCCCGGGGGAGTTGTTCGAATAGAAAAAGGCTCTGCAGTTGAATTTAATTTAGTCCCTCGGCGCTGAGAAGTCACTCACACGCACATGTATTGATTAACGCGACGGCGGCGGTGGTCGTGTGTGGTGGCGGTGCGCGCCATCTCTCTGTGTGTGGTGCCTCGTCCTTGTGTTGGTCTTCTGTGATGTTTGTGGCAGTGTCAGAGTGTCATGTCTCGGCGTGCTCCTCACAATGTTCAGTAAAGGGTCAGAGGCTGGAGCGATCGTCGCCGAAATGTCTCGCAGCGTTCTTTGGACCGGCTCGTAGTAACGGCGATAGCGTACTTTAGGCATAGTATTGTATGTCACAATATCTAGTGTGCATGCACGACAGAAAGTCTGATAGATAATACAGAAGAAGGAAGGAAGAGACAGAAATCGCTACTTGCAAGAAGTCGTAGCCTGAGAGCGAGTTAGATAGATAGAGACAGAGAAAGACAAGAAAGTGTGCGAAGTCTAGTAACTGAGCTGAGCAGTCGAGTACAGGCGAAGAGCGCGGCTCGGATCTATCCTTCGGATACCGCTAGTGCAGCCAATGGGAAATATAAAGTGAAATTTAGTTCGGATCCTCGGGACGGGAGTCGCTTCGGCCGTTCCGCTAATAGTAGATAGTATAGAGTAGAGTGAGTAGAGAAGTTGTGAGTTGAACATGCGCGCGTGTGGTGTGGGACGGTATTGGTATTCAAATGCGGCGCTCGGGCCGGTGCGTGTGCGTATgggcgcgcggcggcgcgcACGCGGCGCGGGGGCTGCGCCTGCGCTGCACCGCCGCGCCGGGCGCGCCGCCGCTCGCGCGCCCAATGCGCTCTTGTGTGTCACGCACTCGTTCTCTCACCTTGTGTCGTCGCTAAGTGCTGAGTGCTTCCTAAAAGTGCAGTCTGTACCCCACGCaatcataaataaaacaatagattGCGCGCGGCAAGACGTACCTATCTGGTGCCCAGTGAAATAAACTGAACGAAAACGGTGCTGTGTGGGTAAATAAAGCATGCAAAATTGTGTCCATCGCTAAATACTCAACAATAAGTGTGCGCCAAAATCAATAGTATAATAGTGCCGTCGAATATACCAGGTGCTGTATAAACTTTGCATTTCAGTGAGTGCCATCTTATGCATCGAGAATCAACGCGGCAAAAGAAATCATTACATGTGACAGTGAGTGGAAATATCGACTCTACGCCGCTAGTTACAGCGGCTAGAATGCAGTGAAATAACATGGTCGTCTGTGACATGATAAATATACATGGATTTATCGGCAAGCATAGTAAAACGTTGTTACGAGAATAAACCTCCTTGTTTAGATTCCTGCTATGTGCTCTCAAAAAAGGaacaaaagaaaaaatgacATTAGTAATTTTGATAGTATTAGCGCTTAGGAATTTGAAGTGATAATGAAATTGTTCTGAACAGAATTGTTAATGAATTTTCATTCAAGTTGCCCACCACCAATGTTAGTCAatatgtaaacattttcataaacCAATAAACAGCTTAAATGGAATCTATACACGTTAATTATTTAAATGGAATCTGTATTATTATTAGTGAAGCCACTTTGTGAAGTGTCGTATTTATTGATTCCATTCAATCTGTTACATTCAAACAAGTCAAAACCAAAACCATTCATAAGATCCGTGAATTGGTTAATTATAGGCATTTAATCTAATAATAACTTATGAATGGTTTGTTCAAGTCGACCCACATACCAAATCTCCCAATTTAGAACCAGAAAATGCCAATGTTAATTACTCTGATATTATTCATTAGATGATTATAGTTAAACTTTTGAGCTTAGTTAAAATTAATAGAAAAAATATGCAATACCAGGAAAAGCGGTATAAAAACctacataaatgtaaaaaaatatttcaatgaaAAAGAAATTGTAAATAATTCCAAATTGTTGCATTCCTGATACAGCATAACCAAATGCGAATAACTGTCAAGTAAAATTATTATCATATTCGCCTTTGGGTACTAGAGGATCTTTCAATTCAACGAATTTTTCTTGTGTGGACGTTTAAAAACATGTGTGGTAACaatagaaaatattattttacatttatctTAATAATTATAACTATCTCTCCCATTAAAAACCTTCACTGATAATGTCTCgattttttcaaatattttacttcaAAGCCTGGCTTTAGAATATCGTCAAGTGCTCATTAAATTGAGTGATCCTTTCAACCGGCGGAGATAAACTTCCAGCTTCTGAAATTTGCTACCGTTCCCTTTCATAAAACGTGTAATGAACTAGATATGTTACTCAAAATGTAGATGCTTGAGTCTGTGAGACTATTTAAAGTCATTTTTATCAAATATGATACAATGATTACAAGCAATAGAATATTCTTGCCTTAATTTGAGAGGCTTAGTAATtacaatgtacctacttaatgctCTTACTTTAGATTTGTAATTTGGAGAATTTCAAAACGGAAGTTTATTTCAGCCGTACGTTaaccaaaaataaaatagagaTCCATAAAATGCAGACACGTACCGTCTTCATGCGTGCGCACAGTGACGGGGTAGGAGGCGGGCCCGTCGCCGACGCTGGTACCGGCCAGCACCCAGATCCGGTACTCGGTCCAGCGGCGGAGCTCATCTAGCTCGAACGACGTCTGGTTAAGCTTCACGACGGTCGCCTCCGAATCCCCCCGACCGCTCTCCACGCACAGCAGCTTGTAATAAGCGATCCGACCGTTCGCTCGCTCCGCCGGCGGCGGCTGCCACGACACCCGAATCGCGGTCGGCGACACCGCCACCGCAGTCACATTCATTGGCGGCGCTCCGGGAACTAAAATGTCGCTCAACAATAAAACAACCTGCAACTCAAACGGGCCCGGCCCGGTTAACCGCCCTAACCGATGCAATCACTGAATGCGATTGAAACAAAACGGTGCCCAAAAAAATGAAAGACGACGGTAAGTCGTTAAAATAAATCGAGCATGCACATTTTTTGTTAGTGTGGTGTGTGTGATCCGCTCGCCCATACATCTCTATGTGACATCCGTCATACTTTCTCCTGTTGGAAGAAAATTGTGCTTATTATGTTGTGGCTTACGACACGAAAACATGAGTTCCCATGATGTTTCCATGTTAGTGATGTTTTCCCGTCTTTGGCACACCCATAGTTAATGATGGTTCTTGCGGCATGTCGTTCGTGTCGTCGGCAGTgggatttaaataaaaaaataatgtaaaaataacTTGAGGTGTACACCCCTGTATAAACTCGGACCTACTAACGACATTAAGCTACTACTAGGGTAAGGTGAGCGCACACTTTTGTAACTCGCGTCTCATTAAACTGTTCGTCGCGAAGAATTGAGGTTCCATACTTTTAACGAAAAGATGCTCAATTGTTTCAAACAAAAGACTATTTAATCGCCAATAGTACGAAGTGTCACTTATTTGACTGGTTGCTGGCTGTTGAATATGTGCGGCCACATTACCGTTTCGACAGATTTACAATTACAAAACACATATTGTGATAAAACTTGGTGCTTGTGCTGTAATACTGGCGGCGTGCCGGGCAGGTGCGTTATGTGAAATTACATTACGATTTACCTGTAAAATTTAGCTTCGTAACAGACAGAAAACATAACGGAAGAGTAACGAGAACAGTTAATTCTACTAGAAACTGAATCCTTTGCCATCGTGTTTTCCGGGAAACTTTCCTATTTGTCATATCACGTCGGCCACTACTTCTATTTGTAgtgactgactgaaataacatAACCCATTGGAGCGTTTCAGTGAAAATACTTTGGTaaagtaatataaaataattctgTAGTCAGTGCAATCAAAAATATTCCTTGAATCTGTCTCATTACTCTTGAAACGGTTTCTCTCTGCTACCCCACACTCTCACACTGTCAAAGCAAGGGAACAGTCGAGACCTCACATACGAATTAAAATCTCCAAATGCAATATCGCGGGAGCGTTTTTCCCATTTCCCTATTCGAGTTTTTTTCACCGAGTTAATCAGGTCCTTTGCCGGTTGTAATTTTGTTTCCGCACTTAGCGAGTTGAAAAGAAAACAATTGGTAGACGGCTTTGTTCGCGTGGAACATGCATACGTCCAAAAAGAAAATTCCTACGTCAGTTgcaaatttaaaaagaaaatttcAGCAACTGTTAGGAGTTTAGTATCCAATAGTCATATCTTGGAAGCGATCGGAGTGGAATTGAATTTTTATCGTAAAAGCAAACAGAATTTGAATTATTCCGAAGCCGTTCGGTGGAACTTTAAAGTCTCCATCGCTTGATAGACTCATAGTGCACATTTATTATTCTTATCTGTTGGTTGATTGCTATAGaaattcatatttttcattgaaatttctGATAAAAAGCTTATAAATGCTTTTTACTTACTTTGTAGTGTTTTTGTTACTTATTAAGCTTCCGCGCAGCATTATCCTGTGCATGTTTCAAAAGAATCTTAAGGGTacttgtaggtaggtactacttGTGGTGCGACTGTCACTTGTTTCTTTTAACGCGATATTTTGATAAGG
This window harbors:
- the LOC125231646 gene encoding tyrosine-protein phosphatase Lar isoform X1, producing the protein MGTETISSLEPELDMGSDNTHILEPCRSKGSNTTPARRGCGKMRERRSPLHRIALLCCLVFLCRVDASDPPEITIRPRNLQVRANGIAAFYCAARGDPVPNIQWRKNGKRVSSMQSRYQVSAMEQVTEVGANGAVLRIEPVRAQRDDATYECVAENGVGDAVTAVATLTVFEADKVPPGFPSIAPPSSTMVVEVGHTATLPCQATGTPTPKVRWLWNSLPLDISANPRYAILNDKMLGTLQIVKSEEEDQGKFECVAENSIGTEFSKPTSLYVKVRRVAPQFSIPPPPRTEVMLGGNVTLKCVAFGSPMPTVKWRKGLTKWLTPEDNPPLGLNNLKLENIRESANYTCEAASVLGVIEKTAEVKVQSLPGPPTDVRASEITATNVRLAWSYSGPEEPQYYVIQYKPKYANQAFSEISGVITQYYSVTNLSPYTEYEMFVIAVNNIGRGPPSAPATITTGETVDSLYGGTKPGSAPRNVQVRPLSSSTMVIQWDEPETPNGQVTGYKIYYTTDPSQTLQSWHSQMMDNSHLTTISELTPHTVYTIRVQAYTSVGPGPISPPVQVKTQQGVPSQPSNLVAVEAGETSVTLSWRRPAHAGDNIVSYELYWNDTYAKQHHRKRIPITETYTLNGLYPNTLYYIWLAARSQRGEGATTPPIAVRTKQYVPGAPPMNVTAVAVSPTAIRVSWQPPPAERANGRIAYYKLLCVESGRGDSEATVVKLNQTSFELDELRRWTEYRIWVLAGTSVGDGPASYPVTVRTHEDVPGEPQDVKVTAINSTSLHVTWKPPTEKEKNGIIRGYHVHVQEVREEGKGLLNDPMRFNVMDDTTLELNISGLQPDSRYNVQVAALTRKGDGDRSAPVSVKTPGGVPNRPQVNLKVLEREPIVSIELEWTKPTHTYGDLLGYRLRYGIKDQNLEEENFATKVTSHKITDLERGVQYEFRIAGRNHIGIGQETIKYWLTPEGVPKGPPANVTYHFQTPDVICVTWDPPTRADRSGQIKKYDVEFLKKGDQSSLIERTTTANKTVFTGLEEDAHYTFKVRAYTDQGPGPYSKEITAHTERDIGRAPMSVKAVATSESDVEVWWEPVPSRRKILGYVIFYTMTPVDDLDEWQQKTVHVTHSADLENLEKFAEYAIAVAAKTADGLGRLSEKVTVKVKPEEVPLYLRAQDVSTHSMTLSWAPPLRLNPVNYKISYNAIKEFVDSLGMTQTQEIPRRDIIVKHDRTSYSINDLSPFTTYSVNVSAIPNDDSYRPPTKITVTTQMAAPKPMVKPDFYGVVENEVLVILPQASEEYGPISHYYLVVVPDDKAHNHKNPDQFLTDELIKNNARTDDENAPYIAAKFLQRNILYTFHLGNDENYEGFLNRKLNPTKKYRVFVRAVVDTPQKHLYTSSPFSEYLSLDMREAPPGEEPSRPGPDKDINGDPEIRIEENRKEAGMFWIIGPIIAALSLSLCLVMLFFVKKRRQPCKTPDQAAVTRPLMAADVGFGAPSDPVEMRRLNFQTPAMISHPPIPISELAEHIDRLKSNDNLKFSQEYESIEPGQQFTWDHSNMDVNKPKNRYANVIAYDHSRVILQPIDGILGSDYINANYCDGYRKHNAYVATQGPLQETFADFWRMCWELRTSTIVMMTKLEERTRIKCDQYWPSRGSETYGMMTVTIAEVQELATYCIRTFQVTRNGGAERREIKQLQFTAWPDHGVPDHPAPFLQFLRRVRALNLPDAGPLVVHCSAGVGRTGCFIVIDSMLERARHERTVDIYGHVTCLRAQRNYMVQTEDQYIFIHDALVEAVVCGDTEVPARNLHGHIQKLMRIDTIENITGMELEFKKLANMKADSTRFVSASLPCNKHKNRLVHILPFESTRVCLTPRDGSDYINASFVDGYRYRAAYIATQGPLPDTTDDFWRMLWEHNSTIVVMLTKLKEMGREKCHQYWPSDRSVRYQCFVVDPIAEYNMPQYILREFKVTDARDGASRTVRQFQFTDWPEQGVPKSGEGFIDFLGQVHKTKEQFGQDGPITVHCSAGVGRTGVFITLSTVLERMQYEGVVDVFQTVRTLRTQRPAMVQTEDQYEFCYRAALEYLGSFDHYAN